The genomic region AGAAATTATCATTACTTCCTTAGATAAATTTTTTACATGGGGTACAAAAAATTCATTATGGCCGCTCGGATTCGGGTTGGCATGCTGCGCGATCGAGATGATGGCCACGCTGATGTCTAAGTTCGATCTTTCGCGCTTCGGCGCGGAAGTGATGCGCGCGTCGCCGCGCCAGGCCGACCTGATGATTGTCGCCGGAACCGTCACCGAGAAAATGGCGCCCCGTGTGAAGCAGCTATACGATCAGATGCCGGAACCGAAATACGTGATCGCCATGGGTTCGTGCGCCATAGGCGGCGGGCCTTTTTATTATGATTCTTATACGGTCGTGAAAGGTGTCGATCAGATCATTCCGGTGGATGTTTATTTGCCCGGCTGTCCGCCGCGGCCGGAAACGTTGATTGACGGTATTTTGCAGTTGCAGAAAAAAATTGAAAAGGAAGGCGTGCTCAGAAAAAAACCGACAACGGTAGACGAAGCTTAGCCACGAATAGCACGAATGATCACAAATGAAGACAAAATTATTTATAAAGATTTATATTATCTTAAATTTTGGTAAACTGAAACTTGAACAGGAAAGAATAGTGCTCTAGCGATTTTATTCGTTTCATTCTTGTTCATTAGTGGCAAAAGAAAATGAAAAAGGGACTATGGAATTTCAAGCGATTGTTGAACTGGTCAAAAACAAATTCCCGCAAACGGAAATTGAATTCGAGAAGAATCTGGTTATTGCAAAAGACGATCTTATCCCGTTCGTTGAATTTATTCGCAATACATCTGAATTACAGATAGACGTTCTGGATCTATTGACTGCCGCCGATCATCCGGCTGAAAACCAGATACACATGGTTTATGGTTTTCATTCTTACCGTCTCGCCCATTACCTCATTGTTAAGGTTAAATTGGATCGAAAAAATCCATCGATTGCAACGCTGACCCGCTGGTGGGAAAGCGCCAACTGGACCGAGAGAGAAGTGTATGACCTGATGGGCGTAAATTTCGAAGGACATCCGGATCAAAGACGTATTCTGACTCCGCCGGATTTTGTAGGCCACGGCCTGCGAAAAGATTACGAACGCCCGGGATTTTTTGTGAAGAAGCCGGATTTCAAATAATTATTACGGTTGCTACCCAGTGGCGACGAACATGGAGAGTTACAACGCATTATGTCTCATGACACGCAAATAAAAAAAGAGCCTTCGAATCTGTTATCCAAACAATTCCGCACAGATTCACCGTTGATCGATCAGATCCCGGGAAGAAAAAGACAGATATTACGCGAAAGTCCCGAGAGCGAACTTAAAATGGAAGAGTTCCTCCTCAATGTCGGGCCGCAACACCCCAGCACCCACGGCGTTTTACGCCTCGTGGTGGCATTGGAAGGCGAAGTGATCAAACGCTGCGATCCGGATCTGGGATATCTGCACCGTACTTTTGAAAAAATTTCCGAAAGCCGCAGTTATCAGCAGATCGTTCCTTTTACCGACCGTATGGATTATCTCGGTTCTATGAATGCCAATTGGGGCGTTGCCGTAGCTGTTGAGAAACTGGCCAAGATCGAAGTTCCTGAACGCGCGGAATATTTGCGCGTGATCGTATCGGAACTCAATCGTATCGCGTCGCATCTTATGTGGATGGGCGCGTTCGGTGCAGATATTGGCGCTGTAACCGCGTTCTTGTACGGGTTTCGAGAACGCGAATTAATTCTGGATATGTTCGAAGAGATCTGCGGAAGCCGCTTGACCTATGGATATATTCGCGTCGGAGGCGTCGCTGAGGACATAACGCCAAAATTTGATAAATTAGTGCGTGAGTTTCTAGACATGCTGCCGGCAAAACTTGAGGATTATCACAATCTGATCACGGGCAATCCGATTTTTGTTGAACGGACACGCGGCGTTGGTGCGATCACTTTGGAAGAGGCGATCAGTTACGGCGTCACAGGCCCGATGCTTAAAGCGTGCGGTATGCCATGGGACTTGCGCAAAGAAGAACCGTATTCCGTTTATCCGAAATTTGATTTTGATATTCCGGTTTACTACAACGGCGATTGTTTCGACCGCTTTCGGGTGCGCATGGACGAAATGGTCGAGTCGGCTAAGATTGTTCGTCAGGCTTTGGACGGACTGCCGGAGGGGGATTACAAAGTAAAAAAACTTGCCCGCAATATTAAACCGCCGGTCGGCGATGTCTATGTTCGGCAGGAGGCGCCGCGCGGGGAATACGGCGTGTATATGGAATCGGACGGCAGTACCAAACCTAATCGTGTTAAATACCGTACGCCAAGTTTTTCGAATCTCTCTATTCTTTCGCTTATGACCGTCGGCTGGAAAATTGCCGACTTGGTTGCGATCTTAGGAAGTGTTGATATTGTGCTGGGGGATGTGGACAGATAAATTAATCTAATTGGTAAATTTAAGTGAAGTAAAAAAGTAATCGGTTATGGAAATTTTGTTGTTCGGAATTATCGGGGTCGTGGTTCTTTTTTCAGTCATCGCTCTCAACGCGTTGATTCTGGTTTATATGGAACGAAAAGTATCGGCATGGATGCAGTCACGATTGGGCCCCAACCGCGTTGGGCCATTTGGTTTATTCCAAACGACGGCGGATATCGTGAAACTGATTCTTAAAGAAAATATCCGTAATGACCAATCGGACAAGGTCATTTATTTTCTCGCGCCAATATTGGCCTTTGTAGCTCCGTTTGCCGCATTCGTAACGGTTCCTATCGCTAACACCATTGGAATTCGCGATCTGGATATGGGCGCGGTCTATATTTTTGCGCTCGGCAGTTCGGTGATATTTTCGATCATTTGGGCGGGGTATGGATCGAACAGCCGTTATGCGCTGATTGGCGCGATGCGATCGGCTGCGCAAATGGTCTCGTATGAGGTTCCGATGATCACGGCAGTGTTGGGCGTGTTTCTGATTGCGGGCTCGTTATCCATGCGTGAGATCGTGACCATGCAGGCCGATCAAACCTGGTTTATCGTATACCAGCCTTTAGGGTTTATTTTGTTTCTCATCGCAGGAACTGCAGAAGCAAACCGCGCCCCATTTGACTTGCCGGAAGCAGAATCCGAGTTGGTCGCAGGTTTTCACACCGAGTATACCGGGCTGAAATTCGCTTTTTTCTTTTTGGGTGAATATGCCGCTATGCTCGTGTCGTGCTGTTTGATCGTTTTATTATTCTTAGGCGGGTGGCTTGTGCCGTTTGTCGATAATTCCATCATTCCGGCATGGATTCATGTTGCCGTGTTTATGATTAAAGTGTATCTCATGATTTTCTTGATGATGTGGTTTCGATGGACTTTTCCGCGTATGCGCGTCGATCATCTTATGGGATTCGGATGGAAGGTGCTTTTACCATTGGCATTTATTAACCTGGTTGCGACGGGCGCCGTCGTGTTGATCTTAAAATAATTTTGAAAGTCGAGGGATCATTGTTGTGAAATATTTTATCAACATA from bacterium harbors:
- a CDS encoding NADH-quinone oxidoreductase subunit B, whose product is MGVVNDDMFPKIEKFPGGEIIITSLDKFFTWGTKNSLWPLGFGLACCAIEMMATLMSKFDLSRFGAEVMRASPRQADLMIVAGTVTEKMAPRVKQLYDQMPEPKYVIAMGSCAIGGGPFYYDSYTVVKGVDQIIPVDVYLPGCPPRPETLIDGILQLQKKIEKEGVLRKKPTTVDEA
- a CDS encoding NADH-quinone oxidoreductase subunit C, yielding MEFQAIVELVKNKFPQTEIEFEKNLVIAKDDLIPFVEFIRNTSELQIDVLDLLTAADHPAENQIHMVYGFHSYRLAHYLIVKVKLDRKNPSIATLTRWWESANWTEREVYDLMGVNFEGHPDQRRILTPPDFVGHGLRKDYERPGFFVKKPDFK
- a CDS encoding NADH-quinone oxidoreductase subunit D; translated protein: MSHDTQIKKEPSNLLSKQFRTDSPLIDQIPGRKRQILRESPESELKMEEFLLNVGPQHPSTHGVLRLVVALEGEVIKRCDPDLGYLHRTFEKISESRSYQQIVPFTDRMDYLGSMNANWGVAVAVEKLAKIEVPERAEYLRVIVSELNRIASHLMWMGAFGADIGAVTAFLYGFRERELILDMFEEICGSRLTYGYIRVGGVAEDITPKFDKLVREFLDMLPAKLEDYHNLITGNPIFVERTRGVGAITLEEAISYGVTGPMLKACGMPWDLRKEEPYSVYPKFDFDIPVYYNGDCFDRFRVRMDEMVESAKIVRQALDGLPEGDYKVKKLARNIKPPVGDVYVRQEAPRGEYGVYMESDGSTKPNRVKYRTPSFSNLSILSLMTVGWKIADLVAILGSVDIVLGDVDR
- the nuoH gene encoding NADH-quinone oxidoreductase subunit NuoH — protein: MEILLFGIIGVVVLFSVIALNALILVYMERKVSAWMQSRLGPNRVGPFGLFQTTADIVKLILKENIRNDQSDKVIYFLAPILAFVAPFAAFVTVPIANTIGIRDLDMGAVYIFALGSSVIFSIIWAGYGSNSRYALIGAMRSAAQMVSYEVPMITAVLGVFLIAGSLSMREIVTMQADQTWFIVYQPLGFILFLIAGTAEANRAPFDLPEAESELVAGFHTEYTGLKFAFFFLGEYAAMLVSCCLIVLLFLGGWLVPFVDNSIIPAWIHVAVFMIKVYLMIFLMMWFRWTFPRMRVDHLMGFGWKVLLPLAFINLVATGAVVLILK